The following proteins are encoded in a genomic region of Anabas testudineus chromosome 13, fAnaTes1.2, whole genome shotgun sequence:
- the LOC113166966 gene encoding Na(+)/H(+) exchange regulatory cofactor NHE-RF3-like, which translates to MEFPRFTFNPKEGIDNPALVITDDHELDQGAVPRLCQLKRLEGQSFGFYLHTDQSGRGFEIRSVEPWSPAENSGLRDGDRVLEVNEEYVDGMDFNRVVRKIEWCGVHLFLLVLTRAEYEQAVSTGVDLQMLVKASKGDSWSRPRLCHISRHSEHGLGMTIVPVEGWKGQYTVSTVSQGPADKAGVRNGDRLIWINGVLVSTLTNSTLNRTVRKSGDSVTVLVIDSDSESCYVRRKIPILPVLAECCSLPHSAKTMHLVKGDDGYGFLLRQERLAGTRRIVHVLREVDAGSPAEGAGMEDGDLLLAVNGEPVESAEHEDIVRKVRQSGDEVILTSISVPGRDFYRELGISPLLFHDHSAVKDDRQQVASLCIKNQKETPQTNGGLTPPPDTTSAPDREENGSTFHLYSGRLSTQLSCRTSDAFL; encoded by the exons ATGGAATTTCCACG TTTCACCTTCAATCCAAAGGAAGGGATTGACAATCCAGCTCTGGTCATCACAGATGATCACG AGCTGGATCAGGGAGCAGTACCCAGGCTGTGCCAGCTGAAGCGTCTGGAGGGACAGAGCTTCGGCTTTTACCTGCACACAGACCAAAGTGGCCGAGGATTTGAGATCAGAAGCGTGGAGCCATGGAGTCCTGCGGAGAACAGTGGCCTCAGAGACGGAGACAGAGTATTGGAGGTCAATGAGGAATATGTGGACGGCATGGACTTCAACAGG GTGGTGAGAAAGATCGAGTGGTGCGGCGTACACTTGTTCCTCCTCGTGTTGACGAGAGCCGAGTATGAACAG GCAGTGTCTACGGGCGTGGACCTGCAGATGCTGGTCAAGGCGTCCAAAGGGGACAGCTGGTCCAGACCCAGACTGTGTCACATCAGCCGACATTCGGAGCATGGTTTAGGGATGACCATAGTGCCAGTGGAAG GTTGGAAGGGCCAGTACACAGTGAGCACTGTCAGTCAAGGTCCAGCAGACAAAGCTGGCGTCCGCAATGGAGACAGACTGATCTGGATCAATGGAGTCCTGGTTTCAACCCTCACAAACTCCACTCTCAACAGAACT GTGAGGAAGAGTGGGGACTCAGTGACCGTGCTGGTCATTGACAGCGACAGTGAGTCTTGCTATGTGAGGAGGAAGATCCCCATACTGCCTGTGCTGGCAGAATGCTGCAGCCTTCCCCACAGTGCCAAGACCATGCACCTGGTTAAAGGAGATGATGGATATGGCTTCCTGCTGAGGCAAGAGAGGCTGGCAGGCACACGCCGGATAG TTCATGTGCTAAGGGAGGTGGATGCTGGCAGTCCAGCCGAGGGGGCAGGGATGGAGGACGGAGACTTGCTCCTGGCTGTCAATGGAGAACCTGTAGAGTCTGCGGAGCATGAGGACATTGTCAGAAAGGTTAGGCAGAGTGGTGATGAAGTCATCCTCACCTCTATATCAGTTCCAGGACGGGACTTCTACAGAGAA TTAGGCATATCTCCACTGTTGTTCCATGACCACAGTGCCGTTAAAGATGACCGACAGCAGGTCGCCTCTCTCTGCATTAAGAACCAGAAAGAAACTCCTCAGACAAATGGAGGTCTGACACCCCCTCCTGACACCACGTCTGCtccagacagagaggagaacgGCTCCACTTTCCACTTGTACTCGGGACGTTTGAGCACCCAG ctgtcaTGCAGAACAAGTGATGCTTTCTtgtga